The following proteins are encoded in a genomic region of Saccharopolyspora antimicrobica:
- a CDS encoding mycofactocin-coupled SDR family oxidoreductase — protein MSRVAIVTGAARGIGAAVVRQLAAEGWRVVAVDICAELPGASYPLGTRAQLRELVEQWPDSVRDVVADVRDDAAVRHAVEVAETEFGGIDAAVAAAAVMAGGEPLWETTDEQWNALFDVGVRGVANLARAAVPKMLQQPEPRSGRFVALASSAAHRGLYHLAGYNAAKHAVVGLIRGLATDLRGTGITATAVSPGSTRTDMLTATAAYYDLPDVEEFSRHQLVERILEPEEVAAAVCWLCGERSSAITGTVVHADGGFTA, from the coding sequence ATGAGCAGGGTCGCGATCGTCACCGGTGCGGCGCGCGGGATCGGCGCCGCTGTGGTCCGGCAGCTCGCCGCCGAGGGCTGGCGCGTTGTCGCCGTCGACATCTGCGCGGAGCTCCCTGGAGCCTCCTATCCGCTCGGAACCCGCGCGCAGCTGCGAGAACTGGTCGAGCAGTGGCCGGATTCAGTCCGTGACGTGGTCGCCGACGTCCGAGACGACGCGGCCGTCCGGCACGCAGTCGAAGTGGCCGAGACCGAGTTCGGCGGGATCGACGCAGCGGTCGCGGCGGCCGCGGTCATGGCAGGTGGTGAACCGCTCTGGGAGACCACTGACGAGCAGTGGAACGCCCTGTTCGACGTCGGTGTCCGAGGCGTGGCGAACCTGGCCCGCGCCGCCGTGCCGAAAATGCTGCAACAGCCCGAACCGCGCTCCGGCCGCTTCGTCGCGCTGGCCTCCTCGGCCGCGCACCGCGGGCTGTACCACCTCGCCGGGTACAACGCGGCCAAGCACGCCGTGGTCGGCTTGATCAGAGGCCTGGCCACCGACCTGCGCGGCACCGGGATCACCGCCACGGCCGTCTCGCCGGGATCGACCCGCACCGACATGCTCACCGCCACCGCGGCCTACTACGACCTGCCCGACGTCGAGGAGTTCAGCCGGCACCAGCTCGTCGAGCGGATCCTGGAACCCGAGGAGGTCGCAGCGGCGGTGTGCTGGCTGTGCGGTGAGCGGTCCTCGGCGATCACCGGAACCGTGGTGCACGCCGATGGAGGTTTCACCGCATGA
- the mftF gene encoding mycofactocin biosynthesis glycosyltransferase MftF (Members of this protein family, MftF, are glycosyltransferases, members of PF00535 (glycosyl transferase family 2). The encoding gene is found as part of the mycofactocin cassette, in Mycobacterium tuberculosis, many other Actinobacteria, and occasional members of other lineages. Mycofactocin itself, a putative redox carrier, is a heavily modified derivative of the C-terminal Val-Tyr dipeptide of the mycofactocin precursor MftA (TIGR03969).), protein MTLRLVPDPGLRRFADGRALAGGSPFRVLRLSAAGARLVDRWIAGEPVTTGAALAKRLVGAGMAHPRYEQSRFRPEDVTVVLPVRDDHHRAPDSAIVVDDGSRHPIPGASVRHQVPRGPAAARNSGLRLVTTPLVAFLDADVEAEPGWLEPLLSHFEDPDVVAVAPRVRSVPGSSALDRYEAARSPLDLGDQPGLVQPGSRISYVPSAALVVRTDVLREAGGFDENLRFGEDVDLIWRLAQHHRIRYEPASTVHHRPRRTWTALLRQRFSYGTSAGPLATRHGTAVAPVRTSLWSVAAWALLSTRRIAPALIVTSGAAALLTRKLGKIGVPVEESLRLTALGTLGAGRYLADAIGRPWAPLAIPLLAMSRSGRRILTAVALRHLLDWVRERPPLDPASWTLARLADDAAYGCGVLCGALRSRTATPLLPVLSDVGGRSSVPTERP, encoded by the coding sequence ATGACCCTCCGGCTGGTGCCCGACCCCGGCCTCCGCCGCTTCGCCGACGGTCGAGCCCTGGCCGGTGGCTCACCGTTCCGCGTGCTGCGGCTGAGCGCGGCAGGAGCGCGCCTGGTCGACCGGTGGATCGCCGGCGAACCGGTGACTACAGGCGCAGCGCTCGCGAAACGCCTGGTCGGCGCAGGGATGGCGCACCCCCGCTACGAGCAGTCCCGGTTCCGGCCCGAAGACGTGACCGTGGTGCTTCCAGTGCGCGACGACCACCACCGAGCACCGGACTCGGCGATCGTCGTGGACGACGGATCGCGGCACCCGATACCGGGCGCATCGGTGCGGCACCAGGTGCCCCGAGGTCCGGCAGCGGCCCGGAACTCGGGCCTGCGACTGGTCACCACGCCGCTGGTGGCCTTCCTGGACGCCGACGTCGAGGCAGAACCCGGCTGGCTCGAACCGCTGCTCAGCCACTTCGAGGACCCCGATGTGGTGGCAGTGGCGCCCCGCGTCCGCAGCGTCCCGGGCAGCAGTGCGCTCGACCGCTACGAGGCCGCGAGATCCCCGCTGGATCTCGGCGATCAACCAGGGCTGGTGCAGCCGGGCAGCCGCATCAGCTACGTGCCCTCGGCGGCACTGGTGGTCCGCACCGACGTGCTCCGCGAAGCGGGTGGATTCGACGAGAACCTCCGCTTCGGCGAAGACGTCGACCTGATCTGGCGCCTGGCCCAGCACCACCGGATCCGCTACGAACCGGCATCCACCGTGCACCACCGACCGCGCCGGACCTGGACGGCCTTGCTCCGCCAGCGCTTCAGCTACGGAACATCGGCCGGCCCGCTCGCCACCCGCCACGGCACAGCGGTCGCCCCGGTCCGGACGTCGCTGTGGAGCGTGGCCGCGTGGGCACTGCTCAGCACCCGCCGAATCGCCCCGGCACTGATCGTCACCAGCGGCGCGGCGGCTCTCCTGACCCGCAAGCTGGGCAAGATCGGAGTCCCGGTGGAGGAATCGCTGCGCCTGACGGCTCTCGGAACACTCGGCGCAGGCCGCTACCTGGCCGACGCGATCGGCAGGCCCTGGGCGCCGCTCGCGATCCCCCTGCTGGCGATGAGCCGCAGTGGCCGCCGCATCCTGACAGCGGTGGCGCTGCGGCACCTGCTGGACTGGGTCCGCGAGCGCCCACCGCTGGACCCGGCCAGCTGGACACTGGCCCGCCTCGCCGACGACGCGGCCTACGGCTGCGGAGTGCTCTGCGGCGCGCTCCGCAGCCGCACCGCAACACCGCTGCTACCGGTCCTGTCCGACGTCGGCGGCCGCAGCAGCGTCCCGACGGAGCGGCCATGA
- the mftE gene encoding mycofactocin biosynthesis peptidyl-dipeptidase MftE has product MTNLADLTWPDLAEPALLAVPLGATEQHGPHLPFTVDTEIAVALCERLAEHRPVLVAPPVAYGSSGEHADFPGTLSIGQRAVELLVLELARSADAYAGVLVVSAHGGNTEPLGRALRTLRAEGRRVLAWSPPGRPDDTHAGRTETSVMLALRPAAVHLDRAERGTTTPLPDILPTLREKGLAAVTPSGVLGDPRGATAAEGERLLAAWNRALTAAVDAWTCENVEPGG; this is encoded by the coding sequence ATGACGAACCTGGCGGATCTGACCTGGCCGGACCTCGCGGAACCGGCCCTGCTGGCGGTGCCGCTGGGAGCGACCGAGCAACACGGCCCCCACCTGCCCTTCACCGTCGACACCGAGATCGCGGTGGCCCTGTGCGAACGCCTGGCCGAGCACCGCCCGGTCCTGGTAGCCCCACCGGTGGCCTACGGCTCCAGCGGCGAGCACGCGGACTTCCCGGGAACCCTGTCGATCGGCCAGCGAGCGGTGGAACTGCTCGTCCTGGAGCTGGCCCGCTCAGCGGACGCGTACGCGGGAGTGCTCGTGGTCTCGGCCCACGGAGGAAACACCGAGCCACTCGGTCGAGCCCTGCGAACCCTGCGCGCGGAAGGCCGCCGAGTCCTCGCCTGGTCACCACCGGGCAGACCCGACGACACCCACGCGGGCCGCACCGAAACATCGGTGATGCTGGCCCTGCGCCCAGCAGCGGTCCATCTCGACCGCGCGGAACGAGGTACGACGACCCCGCTCCCGGACATCCTCCCGACCCTCCGGGAGAAGGGTCTGGCGGCGGTGACGCCCAGCGGAGTCCTCGGCGACCCGCGCGGAGCGACCGCGGCGGAGGGGGAGCGGCTGCTGGCGGCCTGGAACCGAGCCCTGACTGCGGCGGTCGACGCCTGGACCTGCGAAAATGTCGAACCAGGGGGGTAG
- a CDS encoding glycosyltransferase family A protein, with protein sequence MWIASAIVVDVPLSSPHTAAIQLAGSRPVVVLLRRGAETARSESTPTELVRTSDLVAGLLIGPSSRHMAPEILAECRRILAREPSSCVIFVQRRNPPRVIYREDPPIDAILAPAATFHDAVSRSRDPEHAVYVVTSAVLRGASVRQLLVRTIGAPQLPEPPARVAPITTLVPHRGPFENFRVCMHYIAHQWARCEKTQVYFDEDLSDQHAEWLARNPAIEAYQSSRPGAGPYPGRHYLASRASTPWIMFQDSDDAPCADRVARLSAAFSDGDLLGSHEVRLDDFREIIYPVRYPLDVNDALVREAGHALLHPTSMVRKSAYVQSGGFSTHRVMGSDTQFLLRAHFSMQIRNLDEFLYVKRDRAGSLTRSPRTMLGCPERLRLQQLWVDAFRRTDDGQAILEQTALAAEHHGDVAIERIKQGDR encoded by the coding sequence ATGTGGATCGCATCGGCCATCGTTGTCGACGTGCCGCTCTCCAGCCCACACACCGCCGCGATCCAGCTGGCCGGGTCTCGGCCCGTGGTCGTGCTGCTACGCCGAGGCGCCGAGACCGCACGCTCGGAGAGCACGCCGACTGAACTCGTGAGGACCTCAGACCTCGTTGCTGGCCTCTTAATTGGGCCATCGAGCCGGCATATGGCACCAGAAATCCTCGCCGAGTGCCGCCGGATACTGGCCCGGGAGCCGTCGAGCTGCGTGATCTTTGTCCAGAGGCGCAACCCTCCGCGAGTGATCTATCGCGAGGATCCGCCGATCGACGCCATACTCGCGCCGGCCGCGACCTTCCACGACGCAGTCAGTCGTTCGCGGGACCCCGAACACGCTGTCTACGTTGTTACTTCCGCGGTGCTCCGCGGTGCGAGCGTCCGGCAGCTGCTAGTACGCACGATCGGCGCACCGCAGCTGCCTGAACCACCTGCACGGGTAGCGCCGATCACGACCCTGGTCCCGCATCGCGGCCCGTTCGAGAATTTCCGTGTTTGCATGCACTACATCGCCCACCAATGGGCGCGTTGCGAGAAGACGCAAGTCTACTTCGACGAGGACCTTTCAGACCAGCACGCGGAATGGCTCGCGCGAAACCCGGCGATCGAGGCTTATCAGTCAAGCCGCCCTGGCGCCGGCCCGTATCCGGGCCGCCACTACCTCGCTTCCCGAGCGAGCACACCGTGGATCATGTTTCAAGACTCCGACGACGCCCCTTGCGCCGATCGTGTTGCTCGCCTGTCGGCGGCGTTCTCAGACGGTGATCTTCTGGGGAGTCACGAGGTCCGGCTCGACGACTTCCGCGAAATCATCTACCCGGTCCGGTATCCGCTCGACGTGAACGACGCCCTAGTGCGCGAGGCGGGCCACGCACTGCTGCATCCCACCTCCATGGTTCGCAAGAGCGCATACGTCCAAAGTGGTGGATTCTCCACTCATCGCGTCATGGGAAGCGACACCCAGTTTCTACTGCGCGCCCACTTTTCAATGCAGATCCGAAATCTCGACGAGTTTCTTTACGTCAAGCGCGATCGCGCCGGCTCGCTCACACGGTCGCCGCGTACGATGTTGGGCTGCCCGGAAAGATTGCGCCTTCAACAACTGTGGGTGGATGCATTCCGTCGGACTGACGACGGCCAAGCGATCCTTGAGCAAACTGCGCTCGCGGCCGAGCACCACGGAGACGTTGCGATCGAGCGCATCAAGCAAGGGGACCGTTGA
- a CDS encoding pyridoxal-phosphate dependent enzyme, which translates to MEHKQPTSLLTLGYLTERLRLPHIYAKCEIENPTRTQKDRIADGLVLAAFEAGARGITVGSCGNLGVALALASRARGLLCTVFVPRSFHHTRCDEMTALGAEVIPRGACYEAAVEASRKFARARKLFDANLIGRAGQIAIFEYGAIVDELVAQCPVSLGSIWLPVGNGTCAAGVRARLQQRKLAVRIGVVGSTGNTALTASLAAGRLIELDAAKLQETEVNEPLVNWRSLHAREAMEAVRGSGGYFCDATDTELVAASNSLLTNAIVRTIPSGAAGLVGLQTFSTRLNPTSAHVVIITA; encoded by the coding sequence ATGGAACATAAGCAACCGACGTCGTTGTTGACGCTCGGCTACCTGACCGAGCGCCTGCGCTTGCCGCATATTTACGCGAAGTGCGAGATCGAGAACCCCACGAGGACACAAAAGGACAGGATTGCCGACGGGCTGGTGCTCGCTGCGTTCGAAGCTGGTGCTCGTGGGATCACGGTCGGCAGCTGCGGCAACCTCGGTGTCGCGCTCGCCCTTGCGAGTCGGGCGCGCGGCCTGTTGTGCACGGTGTTCGTGCCAAGATCGTTTCACCACACCCGGTGCGACGAGATGACGGCTCTCGGCGCGGAAGTGATCCCGCGAGGTGCATGCTACGAGGCCGCGGTGGAAGCGAGCCGAAAGTTCGCGCGGGCTCGGAAGCTGTTTGACGCAAACTTGATCGGACGGGCAGGACAGATCGCAATCTTCGAGTACGGTGCGATTGTCGACGAGCTCGTAGCGCAGTGTCCGGTTAGCCTCGGATCGATCTGGTTGCCCGTCGGCAACGGCACGTGCGCAGCCGGTGTTCGCGCGCGGCTCCAGCAGCGGAAACTCGCGGTAAGAATAGGCGTGGTCGGCAGCACTGGGAACACCGCTTTGACGGCGAGCCTTGCCGCAGGTCGACTGATCGAGCTTGACGCCGCCAAGCTGCAGGAGACAGAAGTAAACGAGCCCCTCGTGAACTGGCGCTCGCTCCATGCTCGCGAGGCGATGGAGGCGGTTCGGGGATCCGGAGGCTACTTCTGCGACGCGACGGATACAGAGTTGGTCGCCGCGAGCAACAGCCTTTTGACGAACGCCATCGTTCGTACTATCCCTTCAGGCGCCGCTGGTCTCGTTGGTCTGCAGACGTTCTCGACGCGACTCAATCCGACGAGTGCGCATGTCGTCATTATCACCGCGTGA
- a CDS encoding polysaccharide deacetylase family protein, giving the protein MPELEYLQSMVVPAQASADAALAANTPRPVSHVRDLLPAAPRDVVALTVDDGPNPLWTAQLLDLLQRTEIRATFCLIGMHAQEYPGLVKRIIAEGHSVANHSMTHPQAFGHLPFVAIQRQITDAQSAIADVDGAAPKLFRAPCGDWSAPVLSAVQSVKLVPLGWSIDSLDCSRPGTRPIITRLLAAQPGDILLCHDGGGDRAQTLESLRIVLPAIKDLGLQFTAL; this is encoded by the coding sequence GTGCCAGAACTGGAGTATCTTCAGTCCATGGTGGTACCTGCACAAGCCAGTGCGGATGCGGCTTTGGCTGCAAACACGCCCAGGCCCGTCAGTCACGTCCGGGATCTATTGCCCGCAGCGCCACGGGATGTTGTAGCGCTGACCGTCGACGACGGGCCGAATCCGCTGTGGACAGCCCAATTGCTTGACCTACTGCAACGCACTGAGATCCGGGCGACCTTCTGCCTGATCGGCATGCATGCTCAGGAATACCCCGGTCTCGTGAAGCGGATCATCGCCGAGGGCCACAGCGTGGCCAACCACAGCATGACCCACCCGCAAGCCTTCGGTCATCTGCCGTTCGTGGCGATACAACGACAGATCACCGATGCCCAGTCGGCCATCGCCGATGTCGATGGGGCGGCACCCAAGCTGTTTCGGGCACCCTGTGGAGACTGGTCAGCGCCAGTGCTCTCTGCTGTGCAGAGCGTGAAATTGGTGCCCCTCGGATGGAGTATTGACTCCCTCGACTGTTCACGGCCGGGTACCCGGCCGATCATCACACGGCTTCTTGCGGCGCAGCCGGGGGACATTTTGCTCTGCCACGACGGCGGCGGCGACCGGGCTCAAACCCTGGAATCGTTGCGCATCGTGCTCCCTGCGATCAAAGACCTTGGCCTGCAGTTCACCGCCCTATAG
- a CDS encoding radical SAM protein, producing MNSKEFEDIKHTVSIRSRARRKQLADPGYAAPLPQEISLQLTYRCNLRCSHCYQWSEQGFFRDYSPTRQRTELAIDIVEQVLAATADNRAKLFLWGGEPLMHSRFSEVAQLLRRYPRTVNMCTNGLLLQRKLNDLLAIGEHLNLLVSLDGLGDDHDALRGQGTFARTVRNIETMLDLKRSGRFGGELSLSCTVSHVNVGKMYEFMEWAEDLGVNTVYFQFPWYISEGVAKAMDSVYQEHFAWLRPNTGTHWPTWHSYTYRLPAKQLPVLRDSMRRLATRLWRIRVRYQPHLEEDEVTDFILGTSRPAQRRSKCLAVSNRLEVHADGNVSSCKFFPEFVVGNLYETNVSQLWQSPTFRKVRTILATNGMMPVCSKCILLYLNGV from the coding sequence TTGAACTCCAAAGAGTTCGAGGACATCAAACATACCGTTTCGATCCGGTCAAGAGCAAGAAGGAAGCAGCTCGCTGATCCGGGATACGCCGCACCTCTTCCTCAAGAGATCAGCCTCCAGCTTACATACCGCTGTAATCTACGGTGCAGTCATTGCTACCAATGGAGCGAGCAGGGCTTCTTCCGAGACTACAGTCCGACTCGGCAACGGACCGAGCTGGCCATCGACATCGTCGAGCAAGTGCTCGCGGCCACGGCCGACAACCGCGCGAAACTGTTTCTCTGGGGCGGTGAACCGCTGATGCACAGCAGGTTTTCTGAGGTAGCCCAGCTGCTGCGGCGGTATCCACGCACCGTCAACATGTGCACGAACGGTCTGCTACTCCAGCGCAAGCTCAACGACCTGCTGGCGATAGGCGAACATCTCAACTTGCTCGTTAGCCTGGACGGTCTCGGCGACGATCACGACGCGCTGCGCGGCCAGGGCACTTTTGCTCGAACTGTCCGCAACATCGAGACGATGCTGGATCTCAAGCGTTCTGGCCGATTTGGCGGCGAACTGTCACTGTCGTGCACGGTCTCACACGTCAACGTGGGAAAAATGTACGAGTTCATGGAGTGGGCCGAGGATCTGGGGGTGAACACGGTCTACTTCCAATTTCCTTGGTACATAAGCGAAGGTGTCGCGAAGGCCATGGACTCTGTCTATCAGGAACACTTCGCTTGGCTACGACCAAATACCGGAACGCATTGGCCCACCTGGCATTCCTACACGTATCGCCTGCCCGCAAAGCAACTACCGGTGCTGCGAGACTCGATGCGCCGGCTCGCCACTCGCCTGTGGCGAATCAGGGTGCGTTATCAGCCGCACTTGGAGGAGGATGAGGTGACCGACTTCATTCTCGGCACATCTCGACCAGCACAGCGGCGCAGCAAATGCCTGGCGGTGTCCAACCGCCTGGAGGTACACGCGGACGGCAACGTCAGCTCATGCAAGTTCTTTCCGGAGTTCGTCGTGGGGAACCTCTATGAAACAAATGTCTCTCAGCTGTGGCAGAGCCCAACATTTCGGAAGGTCCGTACGATACTCGCGACCAACGGCATGATGCCGGTTTGCTCGAAGTGCATCCTGCTGTATCTCAATGGAGTGTGA
- a CDS encoding acyl carrier protein has protein sequence MDDDIEWRVRDVLANVLANVLGSGMTADDISADADLVDEYGLDSLQMIAFLLGIEDTFDVELDYENLRLDHLRSVSEFADFVSNLRAAAQ, from the coding sequence GTGGATGATGACATCGAATGGAGGGTCCGGGACGTGCTGGCGAACGTGCTGGCGAACGTGCTGGGCAGCGGCATGACTGCGGACGACATCTCCGCCGACGCCGACCTTGTCGACGAATATGGTCTGGACTCGCTGCAGATGATCGCCTTTCTGCTGGGCATCGAGGACACCTTCGACGTCGAGTTGGACTACGAGAACCTGCGGCTGGACCACCTGCGTTCAGTGTCCGAGTTCGCCGACTTCGTATCGAATCTGCGGGCAGCAGCCCAATGA
- a CDS encoding Gfo/Idh/MocA family protein, whose amino-acid sequence MQVMPLDIGLIGATVVAERAMVGPSARYDDTAIRAVAASDPDRAASFAARHSIPVVKRDYCALIEDPRINAVYISLHNSAHHEWATRAAQAGKHVIVEKPLCLDCNEFAAVEASASTTGVRFVEAVATEGHEWQTALRTLVTECRYGALQSMRSKIHFTMPPSDCYRFRPNLGGGIFFDASSYWLQAVQAICGLAGATGTGHSNFAGPNGVDMSFHARLAWPDGREAVIDCCFDAHHIAEHEFVFEHAAVRLRHFLLPMAGPAPLNLVVHGKRLTRTVLRFAPVAYYDRQFGRIRQMLTSGASDRDAESAGAERIRLMAAVYADARRRLREESG is encoded by the coding sequence ATGCAGGTCATGCCGCTTGACATCGGCCTGATCGGAGCCACCGTCGTCGCGGAGCGCGCGATGGTGGGCCCGAGTGCGCGGTACGACGACACGGCGATACGCGCGGTCGCCGCGAGCGACCCCGATCGGGCTGCAAGCTTCGCTGCACGCCACAGCATTCCCGTGGTAAAACGCGACTACTGCGCCTTGATCGAGGACCCGAGGATCAACGCTGTGTACATTTCGTTGCACAATTCCGCGCATCACGAATGGGCGACGCGGGCCGCGCAAGCGGGTAAGCATGTCATCGTGGAGAAGCCATTGTGCCTTGACTGCAACGAGTTTGCGGCGGTCGAGGCGTCCGCCTCCACAACAGGGGTGCGTTTCGTCGAGGCGGTGGCTACTGAGGGACACGAATGGCAGACCGCCCTGAGAACGCTCGTGACCGAGTGTCGGTATGGGGCGCTGCAGTCTATGCGCAGCAAAATTCACTTCACCATGCCACCTTCGGATTGCTATCGATTCCGGCCCAATCTCGGAGGCGGAATCTTCTTCGACGCCTCGAGCTACTGGTTGCAGGCCGTCCAAGCGATCTGCGGTCTTGCTGGTGCCACGGGAACAGGCCACTCCAACTTCGCTGGTCCGAACGGGGTAGACATGTCCTTCCATGCTCGGCTGGCCTGGCCGGACGGTCGGGAGGCTGTTATCGACTGTTGCTTCGACGCGCACCACATCGCTGAACACGAGTTCGTCTTCGAGCATGCGGCCGTGCGGTTGCGACACTTCCTGCTTCCCATGGCCGGCCCTGCGCCGTTAAACCTGGTCGTGCATGGCAAGCGCCTAACCCGCACTGTGCTCAGATTCGCGCCGGTTGCCTACTACGACCGCCAGTTCGGCCGTATCCGGCAAATGCTAACGAGCGGGGCAAGTGACAGGGACGCCGAGTCAGCGGGGGCCGAGCGAATTCGCCTGATGGCGGCCGTGTATGCCGACGCCCGCAGGCGGCTCAGAGAGGAGTCGGGATGA
- a CDS encoding phosphotransferase family protein yields the protein MINRHKRQLACIELNDVLKTSGINPGLVRSCEELPEGTFNTVYRIRLTDGTCLVLKVAPNPDAPILTYEHGIMATEELFYTLAVGTGRVPTPRVAHADYRRAVIGNDFLVMTECPGQSWFDQRDLIGDNDGARLRVDLGRMVAALHQVTGPGFGYPQEAVAPLAQSWRTAFLAMTGAVLGDVLRYDVTLPRPTSEINALVLANAAVLDEVTKPAMVHFDLWLGNILVDCHERSSRIGGLIDGERAFWGDPVADFVSLALFGDLTKDDSFLAGYRAAGGRVTFNAATRLRLALYRTYLYLIMLVESVLRSCSRLEHRQMTAFVSRHLVSELAVLAGAAR from the coding sequence ATGATCAACCGGCACAAGCGACAGTTGGCTTGCATCGAACTCAACGACGTTTTGAAGACATCAGGTATCAATCCCGGTCTCGTCCGCTCGTGCGAGGAGTTGCCCGAAGGCACCTTCAACACCGTTTACCGGATCCGGCTGACCGACGGCACCTGTCTCGTGCTGAAGGTCGCACCCAACCCCGATGCGCCGATACTGACCTATGAGCACGGGATCATGGCCACTGAGGAGTTGTTCTATACGCTTGCGGTCGGAACCGGGCGAGTGCCAACGCCACGCGTGGCACATGCCGACTACCGTCGCGCAGTGATCGGTAACGACTTCTTAGTGATGACCGAATGCCCTGGACAGAGCTGGTTCGACCAGCGGGATCTGATTGGCGACAACGATGGGGCCCGGTTGCGCGTCGACCTCGGCCGCATGGTCGCTGCACTGCACCAAGTCACCGGACCGGGCTTCGGCTATCCACAGGAGGCGGTGGCGCCGCTGGCACAGAGCTGGCGTACCGCTTTTCTTGCCATGACCGGTGCGGTGCTCGGCGACGTACTCCGGTACGACGTGACACTGCCTCGCCCCACGTCGGAGATCAATGCTCTCGTACTGGCCAATGCCGCCGTGCTCGACGAGGTGACCAAGCCGGCAATGGTCCATTTCGACCTGTGGCTCGGCAACATCCTGGTCGACTGCCACGAGCGGTCCTCGCGCATCGGCGGGCTGATCGACGGCGAGCGCGCGTTCTGGGGTGATCCGGTCGCCGACTTCGTGTCGCTGGCGCTTTTCGGTGACCTGACGAAGGACGATTCCTTCTTGGCCGGTTACCGCGCCGCGGGTGGCCGCGTCACCTTCAACGCCGCCACTCGGTTGCGGTTGGCGCTGTACCGCACCTACCTGTATCTCATCATGCTCGTCGAAAGCGTCCTTCGGTCCTGCTCCAGACTTGAGCACCGGCAAATGACCGCGTTCGTCAGTCGGCATCTCGTGTCTGAACTCGCCGTACTTGCCGGGGCCGCACGATGA